The Nerophis lumbriciformis linkage group LG05, RoL_Nlum_v2.1, whole genome shotgun sequence genome contains a region encoding:
- the LOC140678795 gene encoding uncharacterized protein yields the protein MAACTTGAVSPQLYFDGSESKYDLWEARFLGHLHILKLKDTVLNEPVGEEQAAADRIKNPDCYAELIRLIDDKSLSLIRHDAAYDGRKALKILRDHYSGKSKPRIINLYTSLTKLRKADRESTTDYIIRAENLITALRDADFKRRLRIYEESEKISTAEPTDNVMKTFTKQDRNIQKKYTSSTKSRSEDGELTCFKCGLKGHRARMCIRKVWCNFCKSNTHQETICKKKDKRDNVRKVTDEQSNDYLFKAAQEESESAPKIKMKGIMVDAGATSHIVNDVNNFTSFDNTFQPETHSVELADGTRCSGMAQGRGTAMIHLVDSDGRQHRAQLRNALYMPSYPHNIFSVARAADGGASHNFQERREPHDH from the exons atggcggcttgtactactggagcagtatccccgcaactgtactttgatggatccgaaagcaagtatgacctttgggaagcaagatttttgggacacttacatattttaaagttgaaagacactgttctaaatgaaccagtaggagaagagcaagcagcagcggacagaataaagaatccagactgctatgcagagctcatcaggttgatcgatgataaaagcttgtctttaataagacatgatgctgcatacgatggcaggaaagcactgaaaatactgagggaccattactcaggaaaaagcaagccacgaataatcaacctgtacacgtccttgacaaaactacggaaagcagacagagagtcaactacggactacatcatcagagcagaaaacctgattacagcacttcgtgatgccg atttcaaaagaagattacgtatttacgaagagtcagagaaaattagtactgctgagccaacagacaatgtgatgaaaacgttcacaaaacaagatagaaatatccagaagaagtacaccagcagcactaaaagtagaagtgaagatggagagctgacatgtttcaaatgtggattaaaaggacacagagcaagaatgtgtatccgaaaagtgtggtgcaacttttgtaagagcaacacacaccaagaaaccatatgcaaaaagaaagataaacgagacaatgtcagaaaggttacggatgaacaatccaatgattacctcttcaaagcggcacaagaagaaagtgagtcagcacccaaaataaagatgaaaggcattatggtggatgcaggagcgacatcccacattgtaaatgatgtaaataacttTACAAGCTTTGACAACACTTTTCAACCAGAGACTCATTCAGTGGAACTAGCTGATGGGACAAGATGCAGTGGAATGGCCCAAGGAAGAGGAACAGCAATGATACATCTAGTGGACAGCGATGGACGACAGCACAGGGCACAACTACGAAATGCTCTGTACATGCCCTCATATCCCCACAACATCTTTTCAGTGGCAAGAGCAGCCGACGGAGGAGCAAGTCATAACTTTCAAGAAAGGAGAGAGCCACATGATCACTAA